The Gopherus flavomarginatus isolate rGopFla2 chromosome 16, rGopFla2.mat.asm, whole genome shotgun sequence genomic sequence gtgggtgcaCCCCGTGTAAAATCACGGGGAGAGATCAGGCctgcaggggcagctggggggtgTATTTCAGGGTGGACACAGCAGCATTGTACCCTTGGCCCTGGCAGAGTGGATCTGGCCCGATGCCCTTTGAAAGCAGGTCCAGCCAAGTTCCACGCACTCTGAGCCCTCTCCTCtgttgcaggggtgtgtgtgagactcCAGAACCCCCTGtccccctctgagccccccccaaGAGCTGCCTAGTGCCCCAGGTAGGGCTGCCGACCCTCCTAGGGGTCCTGGGGTCTCCAGGAAGTCAAGCTTAATCTTTAACTCAGTGTGATGCAACCTCCAGGAATacttcctcccacagctggcaactCCAGGCTAAGAAAGTGGCACCGGGCCAAGAGCGGACCTGGGGAGCAAAGTCTGGTTGGAGCCGCAGGCCAAACAGAGCCGAGACGGATGTGGGCGCAGTCCCTGAACCCACATGCCAGGCTGGGCCCCCCCCCCGAGTCCCTagcccagcccagatcccccctcccctgccggcATGGGGCACCCCCTCTCAcctccccgctgccccctgcAGGATGCGTCTGGTGCAGAAGTCCCTGTGCCTGCTGCTGGTGGTCACCGCGTCCCTGGCCCTGCTGTACCTGCACGTCTGGTCGCCCAAGCCCTACAGCGCGGTCGATCTGCGCAACCGGCCAGACCGAGTCCCCGAGCAGCTGCTGGGTGAGCCCTTGCTGGGCCCCTCCAACAAGTTCGCCCACATCCCCTTCCGGCTCAAGGAGGAGATCGTCGAGTAAggacctctgcccccacccccagggatgggtggggagaggggcgcGGGGCGAGCGAGGgtggccagggctggggtggatgcgGGACTGGCCCCTATGGGCAGGGCTGAAGCCTGGCTCCTGGGTTGGGCCTTGGGAAGTGGAttttccaggctcccagcccttccccagaGCCTTGCCCTCTCCTGGGGGGCGGGTCCCCAGACACTCCCCCTTGCCAGCACTGGGGTGCCCACCCCTTCCATGGGGTCAtcagcctggggcaggagggcaagGGCAGGGGTATCAGTCTGCAGCCGGGGCAGGAAGGTAGAGGCAGGGGTATCagcctggggcaggagcaggaaggCAGGGATAGGAGTgtcgggggcaggagggaaggggcaggggcatcggcctggggcaggcaggcaggcaggtggggtATCGGCATGGGACAggtgggcagaggcaggggcagtggcctggggtaggggcaggtgggcactggcctggggcaggggcagacagGCGGGCAGGAATcggcctggggcaggggtgggcggGTGTGACCGGGCGCCTGGTCTCCGCAGGCTGCTGCCCAGGAATTCGTGCTCCTGCGAGGTGGCGTCCGGCGGGAAGTTGCCCTTCCCCAAgcagctcttcagccagctctactcGCTGGAGTTCGCCACGGCCTTCGGCCCCGCGGAGCTGGCGCAGATCCACAGCAGCCgggagctggagtaccagagCTACCGGCAGCGGTGAGCCACGCCGGGGCCGCCGGGGAGGGGGGCCTGGGGTGCGGCCGGGGCTGGGCCTatccccctcactccctccttcccccccaggaCCCAGTCTCCCGCTGAGCAGCTGCTGATCGTCAGAGCCAACTCCCCGCTGGAGTACCCCGCCCAGGGCGTGGAGGTGCGCCCGCTCCGGACCATcctcatcccaggtgagtgcctcaGCCTCCTgggggggcagcctgccctgccacccctgctCCTGGGCAACCCACTCCCAGGGCAGAACAGAGCCAGTGGTGAGGGAGGCGAGGTGGCTGGGTGGAGCCTGGGGTGCTGGCCATGGCCGGCTGGAccctgcagcccctattggctcATCCCCTGCCCACGGGCGCTGCTGCCCAGGGAGGACCAGCGGGCAGGACCTGAGCTCGCCGGGGCAGTGATGTGCGGGGCTCCTTGGGTCTCACTAATCCCTTGTCTTGCCTCCCCAGGgctcagcttgcaggcagccagcagGAAGCTGTACCAGGTAAGGCATGGAGGGGGCTCACCGTGGGGCAGGGGCACGATCCTGGGGCTGGCTCtttggggtgcagggtgaggCCCTGGACCCCACGTTGCTCCAAAGCTGCCTGGTGGGAGCTAGCACATGGGTGCTGGCCTGGGGAGGGGCAGAACCCACCCTGCCCTGGTGTTGTCCCACAAACTtacacaggatcgttttaggggtcaagacaaagatgccacatttattattaatccgtaactattagcaaataccttaatgcttatacacatacactcacacacacacacacaccccaaaatgtTCTGCggctgctggatagttaccagtcctgattgcagtttgagtttgcagcttgggattggagctcgtggcagctaactggccaggaaagctgagcacgaggaggagccgggtctctgtcgggcgcgcaccgatgctccttgatgttgatagcagaacattacccaaagtctctcatctcacccttccctttttataggagtttagtttggattcaaagttcctaggtctcgctgtgtcacgccgcctctgggtttgcttgatcacccgtcgattgcaggcgtgactgtcagcctgggacctggctttgatcttccctctgttgttctgttgtccttttctttttagggtggatgcttcttactttgtttagggctgttgtctaggtcttcagccgttggtatttgaactttatcttatcaggacaggctggggctggaggttgattctatcacccatgcatacctcattcacacatgtaaactaaactaataagattacagcagggtttgcagaaatgaaggttggaggaagcttttacaaaatggagtgagtgttttaaaatggagtttgaattacaatatggaacagaagttacagtgtaggcaagtatagtgaatagaagttacattaataaagtgaacaattaaaaacagtttaatttatcagttctacactggGGGACACTGACCCACAGGGTGGGTCTGAAGAGTTTATTCCAGGGGGCATGCTTGGCATCTGTTCTCATGGGGACAGCATCACTGCGGGGCCCGAGGGTCACGGCCCATTGCACAGGGCCAGCATGGGCACTTTCCACAcgcccagggtgaccagacatcccatttCTAAAGGGACAGTCTCATATTTAAGCTCCCCCTGCagctgtcctgactttttcttaaaaatgggcaaattgtcccatattttctgtctccccgACCCCATCAGTACTGGTGAGTCCTCCTGGTGGCCGGGTCCCTATTCACCAGCTGCCCGCCCACCagtggtgagtggggggggggtccagtGGCTGATGCTGGGGGTGGATGTGCAAGACTGGTGGCGGGGTGAAGATGCAGCATGCAAGGGCAGCCGCTGCCTTGCTGCTTCatcagtgcagcccctgccctgtcccGCCCCATCCCGTTTCCAGCTGTCACACGCCCCTCCTCATGCAGTGCCAGCCTAGCACCCATCGCCAAGCCacgggcagtgtcctttgccacGAGCTGCCCCCTTGCCACACCTAGCCCCAAGCGCTAACcctgcctctctcttcccccctccctagGTGACCCTGATAGCCACCCTGGGCACCTTCGACGTGGCAGCGATGGTGGAGGGGGTGAAGGCGCAGGGCGAGGGGGAGACGCGACTCTCGCTATCGGCCACCCAGCTGGACAACCTCAACCGCCAGCTGCAGTTCGTCACCTACACCAACACGCTTTTCCACCCCAACACCGCGGACACAGGTGGGCACCCGGTGCCGTGGGGGGGCGGAATCTGACAACTGGCCTGGAGCAGGGCAAGGGGCAGCGCATGGGCGGGGAGCATCCTTCAACAGGACACAGACCCCCGACAGAACATTCCAATATAAAGCATGTGACGCTGTGTGCCCCTCCTTGCCTCGGGAGGACATGGCACCAGGAGAGGCGGGTCCGTCCCAGGCGGTCAATCAGGCATGGAGGGCGCAGAGTgccgggcagggaagggagggccaGTCAGTCACCTCCctcttcagcaagtttgcagatgacactaagctgtggggagaggtagatacactggagggcagggatagcgtccagagggacctagacaaattggacaattgggccaaaagaaacctcatgaggttcaacaaggacaagtgcagagtcctgcacttaggatggaagaattccattcactgttacagactagggatcgcatggctaggcagcagttctgcagaaaaggcccTGGGGGTTAcactggaggagaagctggataggagtcagcagtgggccctcgttgccaagaaggccaatagcatattgggctgtattagtaggaacgttgccagcagatcgagggacgtgattattcccctctattcagcactggagaggccacacctggagtattgtgtccaggtttgggccccccactatagaagggatgtggacaaattggagagagtccagcggagggcaacataattgcttagggggctggagcacataacttacgaggagaggctgagggaactgggattgtttagtctgcagaagagaagcgtgaggggggatttgaaagagggctccaaagaggatggagctcggctgttctcaggggtggcagctgacagaacaagaagcaatggtcaagttgcagtggggcaggtctaggttggatattaggaaacattatttccctaggaggctggtgaagcgctgggatgggttccctagggaggtggtggaatctccatccttagaggtttttaaggcctggcttgacaaagccctggttgggatgatttagctgaggttggtcctgctttgagcagggggttggactagatacctcctgaggtcccttccaaccctgctagtctgtgagtctataattCACGGAGAGGGCAGGATCAGTACAGGGCTGTAACGGGGCAATGACTCActgctgcagcgcctcctgctggtcatcctgggaattagctgtCCACTCAGGAGTGCCCTCTACAGGCCAGTGTCTTGCTTGCCGCTGGCCCTGGTGTCCCCAGACTCCAGTGCCCCTTCTCTCAGGGTCCTGCCCCCTGCTGTACCCCGCAGtctcccaaccccctatccccacctcacctcagtcgtGGGCTACTGCCTGTCAccgtctagccccacgccctggggcaggctgcagtgtcagccactcatcactggcaaggagggtttggacctgctgcctctgcctacccctgggctgcccctctgcagccccagtacccttGTTGGccttaacaaggcctgcagcctagggggtttccaggccggagctccccagctcctctggcctttccctgccctgctccactctaggtacccagCTCAGTGCCCAGCAGCCAGACCCTTCCCTCTCAACATCTAGAGAGACTGTTTCTTGGCTTCTcaccccagccctcttataaggccGGGCTGGGCCCGCATTCAGCCAGCCACAGCTGCGGTCAGCTACCCACTCCGCTCCCCCAGCCGTTCCTAATCCGTCTTaccctgctgcagcccttctcagggctggagcggggtgATCACCCTGCTCCAAGGGCACTACACAGTGGGGCATTATTCCAGGGTATTGCCCAGTCGGTCAGGGTGACGCAACCACAGAAATTGGGGGGCAGCCACAGAATGGAGCAGTTTTTAAAagacccccacccctcacccatcAGTGTTTATATTCCCACCCTCCCGTTTAGCCCCCTTCCCCTTTTCCTCTCTGGACAGTCCAAGGCTGCTCTGAGGAAGCTGCGAGAGGAGAGGGCAGTATCCGGTGCCATCAGGCAGCCCTGGTATGGGTAGATCTGCAAAATACCGGGTGGGGGAAGCCAACCTGGGGCACCGTAAAGAGTGGGCAGCTGCACCCAGGgctgttgtggggaggggaagattcCCAGCCCCCAGACCGCAGAGAGTGGCTGGGCAATGAGGCTGGCCTGTCTCCTCCCGTCCCttggccaggggcaggggggtggcCGGGGACAAGGCTGGCTGAGCTGTGGGCGGGGAGCACAAAGGGGCCTGTGTCGAGGtggccccctccctgggctgcggGAGAGAGGAGAGAATCCAGGGGGTTCCATGGAATCCAAAGGGTACGGGGCCCCTGGGGGACCCCTGCTGCCGAGGGGGGGCTCCTGTACCTCAGAACTTCCTCTGCATTGACCCCTCCCCCTTCTAGTGCCCATCTCCCCCTTTGTTTTCCAGTGCAGTTTGCCACCGATGGGAACCAGGCGTCTTTCACCATCCGAATCCGCCATGCGCCCACACCCAAGCTCTATAACCCGGGCACCCCAGGCGATGGCGGAGGTGAGTGCCAGGCGGGCGCCAGGGCCCAGcgaggattggggtgtggggagggcttgTGCTGGGTGACCTACAGGCTTCTGCAGTGGAGAGGCTTTCAGCCCATGGTATTCGGGGTCAAGGCTGCCCCCACTGTCCCCCACAACCTAGGGTCCCCCTGAATCCTGCCACCACCTCCCCAAACAACCGGGGTCCCCTGAATCCTGCCACTGCTCCCTCCCCCTGACCCAGAGTCCCCCAAAATTCTGcctgctcctcccacccaccGTCCCTCTGAATCCTGCCTGCGCCTCCTCGCATGACCAGGGTCCCCTGAATCCTGCCATAGCCTCTCCTCCAACCCAGTGTCCCCCTGAATcctgcctccatctccctgcaTGACAGGGGTCCCCTGAAgcctcctgctgcctccctccccccaacccagggTCCCCTGAATCCTATCTCAGCCTCTTCCCCTCTCTAGTGGCTGGAGCAGACGGTGCCCAGCAACATCTTTCTGAGGCTGGAATTGCGGGGGAAGCTTGTCCTCCCAAGATGggtccctgctccctgggctctggggtgctgctccccttccccgcaaacctcttgccccccccaccccaacagatTACAACATCAGCGCCCTGGTCACCATCGCGACCAAGACCTTCCTGCGGTACGACAAGCTGCGGGCGCTGATCGCCAGCATCCGTCGCTTCTACCCCACGGTGACCATCATCATCGCGGACGACAGCCAGCACCCCGAGCCCGTGGGGGGGCCCCACATAGAGCAGTACTTCATGCCCTTCGGCAAGGTGCGGGGTTTGGGGAGACACAGGCGCGGAGATCTTGGggttcagggtctgggagggggtggggctcaggtggCCGGGCCAGGCACTGACATgtcccccacttcctccccccacacccagggctgGTTCGCGGGGCGCAATCTGGCCATTTCCCAGGTCACCACCAAGTACGTGCTGTGGGTGGACGATGACTTCATCTTCACGCCCcgcaccagggtggagaagctgGTGGACGTGCTGGAGaaaaccagcctggacctggtgaGTGGGGCTGCGCCTGGAGTGGGGGGACTGTGGGGGGCAGGCCATGCTTTGTGGCAGGGGGGAATTGCAGGGTGTCCAGTTatgaatcatagattatcagggttggaagggatctcaggaggtatctagtccaaccccctgctcaaaacaggaccaatccccagacagatttttgcccccaatcctgaaatggcccctcaagggttgaactcacaaccctggggtttagcaggccaacgctcaaaccacagagctctcCCTCCACCAGATCATGCCTggctggggatgttggggggagttcggccacatctgggtgtgggggggtcctgAGAGTGGGAGtccattcccccccacctccctctgccgctcccccacccccacagctcagcATGGAGccatggggagggcaggggagcccCCTAGTAGCCACTGTGGGACACAACATGGTGGGAGTCGCAGGAGCTGTCCCTGCTGGACGGGAACCCCCAAGTCCTTATCCCCTGCACCATGCGGCTCCCGCCCCAGTGCATTGGGGGCACCCAAGTCCTCGccccagggggcagtggggcaggatgGGTCACAGGAAAGAAGGTGTCAGAGCTCCCTGCACACCGCCCCCAGCGGAGGGGAGAGCTGGTGCAGAGCccccagggagggggtggagacccaggggaggggggagcttgcCCAGGGCCCTCAGGGGAGCGGGGGAGGTGTcccagggtccccagggaagggaggtTTGGCCCAGGGGAAGGCGACGCTAGTCCAGGGCCcccaggggaggaggggtttggCCCAGGGGAAGGGAGTGCTGGCCcaggggaaggggatgctggcccagggcccccaggggagggggtggtTTGCCCAGAGTCCCCAGGGGATGgtgagccaggggaggggggagctggacCAGGGCCCCCAGAGGAAGAGGGGAGCTGGTGCAGAGCCGCACATGCTGCCCCCAGCAGCCCATCTGTCCCCCTGCTCACGTCGGCGTGTCTGGCAGGTGGGGGGCGGAGTGCGGGAGATCACGGGGGTCACCACCACCTACCGGCAGAAGATCAGCGTGCAGATGGGGGGCGAGGAGGGTGACTGCCTGCAGACACGCCAGGGCTACCACCACCTCCTCGAGGGCTTCCCCGGCTGCGTGGTCACCGACGGCGTCGTCAACTTCTTCCTGGCCCGCACGGCCAAggtgctggaggtggggtttgacCCCCGGCTCAGCCGCGTCGCCCACCtcggtgagtgcggggggggcGCTCATGACAGGGCTGGACCACACCACTGTAGCACCTGCCTAGTGGTTTAAGCAGGAGGGgcggggactgggagccaggacacctaggttctatccccagttctgggaggggagtggggtctagtggttagagcagggggagagaactaggactcctaggttctatccCCAGTTCTGACATTATCTCACTGTGGCATTGAtcacctccccctgcctcagtttccctctctgtggcATGAGGGTGCTAACATGGGGCTCCATTGCAGTCACATGGGGTCCCTGGCCAACCAAGGCAGTAGGGCTGCAGGCTGTCGTTACCGCATGGCGGTTAGCCAGGCAGGCCGGTGCCACCCGGAGGGCCGACGTGCCAAACAGAAGTCACCACTTTTGCTAGGACCCGGGGAACGAGACACTTCATGGCAGTTCCTGCCTCTGGGGCCTGGTTCCCAAAATCCCAAGGGGCAGCAGTGCCTGGTGCCCAGGAACCCTTGGGCATCCCATCCCCCCCAGTGCATCCAGATGGGGAGGGGATCAGTGGGAGGGGACACCGGGTGGTCTGAGGGGTCAGATCCTGGGAAGACCCAGGATCTGGGATGCAGGTTCGATCCCGTTGCCCACAGCCCCCCGCACCCACCCCCCGTCATGCATTGCTGGGCCGGCTGACCCGGCCCCTCCTGCGCTGACCCCCATGCCCTCTCCCCGGCAGAGTTCTTCATCGACGGGCTGGGCGTGCTGCACGTGGGCTCGTGTGCCGATGTGGTGGTGGATCACGCCTCCAAGCTCAAGCTGCCCTGGCAGAAGTCGGAGAGCGAGAAGCAGTACGCCAAGTTCCGCTACCCCACCTCGGGCGACAGCAGCGTCAGCGTCAAACACAGCCTCTTCTACTTCAAAAACCGCTTCAAGTGTATGACAAGCAACTAGCCACACCGGGCTACCAGCCTCGCCCTGCCAGTGAGCCGGACCCCAGGgagagccccccctcccccatggagcTGGGGCTTTTTATCCTTGTACCAGGCCAGGGAGTTgacccctgctaccccagctctccagtgcctccagccccagtgccATCCCTACGCCCTGTTGTCTCcatgggggggggaggctccCCCACTTTCCCAGCAGGCTCTAGGGGAATCCACAGATGCACAGTGGGATACTGGGAaattccctggattgcctgggaaAAGCTCACAGCACCCCGGTGGCCGAGCCCCCACTTTCCCCAGGAGATGCTGTTTTCTACTGGACAGACCTGCCCCCGTTCACAGCCAGATTTCTCCAGCGCCCCCTCCCAGAAGAGAACCggcacagcccctgcccctcccagctgccccaggacAAGCACCAGGGCCCCATTTTATTTTGTGCCAAGTGGTTATAGCCCCAGTCCACCCCCATTGCCATCCCTGGGAGATTTCCAACTTCAGGTGCCAAAGACTGCAATGGGTGGCAGGGGACGGCCCCTCGAGCAAGGGGAAAGGCTGGTGCCCATGGCTGGGGGGCGGGCATGGCCGGGGAGGGGGCTAGTTATTCCCAGTGCCGGTCCGAGGCTGAGGTCTCTTTTGGAACCTGGGGAGACTCTACGCAGAATCCAAGAGCATGGGCACAAGGCGAAGGGCCGACCTCATCTTtgccccccacaccagctggccccagccccacactgctcaCTGAAGGCCCCATAGTTACAGCATTGGATGAACGGGTTCTGGCTTCTAATCCAGGatagcggtgggggggggggggggagagaggagctggcTGGTCTCTGCGGGAACTGGAGGCAGGACGCTGGGACAGTTTGTGTCGTGTGTGTGCGCATTTAATGTGAGCGAGTGAGGAGCCGGGCACTGCCAGCCTgcacccacaggagccccaaggCTGGCAGAGGGGCTGCTTGAGTTGCCATCCCCAGCTGCCATTTTCTACAGGTGACAGAGAGGTGaggttttaaggaaaaaaaaaagatgtttttatttaaaaaaaattctttacccTAAAGGTTCTCCAAGCCCCGCCCCCTTTGTTctgagccccgccccctctgTCCTGCTTCCTACCGTCGTGTTTTAGCCGAACCAGAGAAAAaactatacttttttttaaaacgttGGGCTCCGACCCATTGGGGCAGTGACATCAGAGGGACCAGCCCATGGGGGCACCCCCCGCAGGCACAAACCCCGCCCGCTATGTCCCCCTCCagtggcccagctctgcagggcgCCTCTCCGGCAGCCCAGAGCCGGTGTTCGAGGGCAGTTTGGCACCAGCCCCTTGCTAGCAGGATGATAGTGTGAtgccagcctggggctggggcatgttatgggaggggagcaggagtcACAGGCTGAGGGGACAGATGCAGCCtacagagctggtgctgggggccagggccagcagccagccacagtgtgtgtgggggaaataaTTCCCTGGACCCCCTCTCAACCCTCtccagcagggggtgggagggctggatGCAGGGGGCCCCTCCAAGGCAGGGAGAGGCCCCTATGTGCCAAAGCACAGTCCCTACTGTCCCTTCCCTGCATGAAGTGGCCAGAAGCACCTGCCCTAAGGCCATGCCAGCCTGTGACACCAGCAgccaaagccccccccccccccagcacagacaattGGGGGATGACAATAAAATAAGGGATTTTGGTTCTTTTCTGTGGTTTAAACCCTGTCTGTGAGTCTCTGTTGAGG encodes the following:
- the B4GALNT1 gene encoding beta-1,4 N-acetylgalactosaminyltransferase 1 isoform X1, which translates into the protein MRVSQPFPNSGSADWIGGQRSWLRSCLWGCILGFLCPGLCTASDRAAGQISAGSSASPEQGAAPPGANGVGTQGRAAGGDSGGVGGSVTAGIWDFGECGIIASQRDEASPMLVVKTGPLWCSPQGSFLCVSLGQVVFASGAGQTDLLLPQSEAVWRPRWTVLLPSRCFWEGNGSSSHLSRKGLDPGHPRMRLVQKSLCLLLVVTASLALLYLHVWSPKPYSAVDLRNRPDRVPEQLLGEPLLGPSNKFAHIPFRLKEEIVELLPRNSCSCEVASGGKLPFPKQLFSQLYSLEFATAFGPAELAQIHSSRELEYQSYRQRTQSPAEQLLIVRANSPLEYPAQGVEVRPLRTILIPGLSLQAASRKLYQVTLIATLGTFDVAAMVEGVKAQGEGETRLSLSATQLDNLNRQLQFVTYTNTLFHPNTADTVQFATDGNQASFTIRIRHAPTPKLYNPGTPGDGGDYNISALVTIATKTFLRYDKLRALIASIRRFYPTVTIIIADDSQHPEPVGGPHIEQYFMPFGKGWFAGRNLAISQVTTKYVLWVDDDFIFTPRTRVEKLVDVLEKTSLDLVGGGVREITGVTTTYRQKISVQMGGEEGDCLQTRQGYHHLLEGFPGCVVTDGVVNFFLARTAKVLEVGFDPRLSRVAHLEFFIDGLGVLHVGSCADVVVDHASKLKLPWQKSESEKQYAKFRYPTSGDSSVSVKHSLFYFKNRFKCMTSN
- the B4GALNT1 gene encoding beta-1,4 N-acetylgalactosaminyltransferase 1 isoform X3; translated protein: MRVSQPFPNSGSADWIGGQRSWLRSCLWGCILGFLCPGLCTASDRAAGQISAGSSASPEQGAAPPGANGVGTQGRAAGGDSGGVGGSVTAGIWDFGECGIIASQRDEASPMLVVKTGPLWCSPQGSFLCVSLGQVVFASGAGQTDLLLPQSEAVWRPRWTVLLPSRCFWEGNGSSSHLSRKGLDPGHPRMRLVQKSLCLLLVVTASLALLYLHVWSPKPYSAVDLRNRPDRVPEQLLGEPLLGPSNKFAHIPFRLKEEIVELLPRNSCSCEVASGGKLPFPKQLFSQLYSLEFATAFGPAELAQIHSSRELEYQSYRQRTQSPAEQLLIVRANSPLEYPAQGVEVRPLRTILIPGLSLQAASRKLYQVTLIATLGTFDVAAMVEGVKAQGEGETRLSLSATQLDNLNRQLQFVTYTNTLFHPNTADTVCHRWEPGVFHHPNPPCAHTQAL
- the B4GALNT1 gene encoding beta-1,4 N-acetylgalactosaminyltransferase 1 isoform X2; translated protein: MRLVQKSLCLLLVVTASLALLYLHVWSPKPYSAVDLRNRPDRVPEQLLGEPLLGPSNKFAHIPFRLKEEIVELLPRNSCSCEVASGGKLPFPKQLFSQLYSLEFATAFGPAELAQIHSSRELEYQSYRQRTQSPAEQLLIVRANSPLEYPAQGVEVRPLRTILIPGLSLQAASRKLYQVTLIATLGTFDVAAMVEGVKAQGEGETRLSLSATQLDNLNRQLQFVTYTNTLFHPNTADTVQFATDGNQASFTIRIRHAPTPKLYNPGTPGDGGDYNISALVTIATKTFLRYDKLRALIASIRRFYPTVTIIIADDSQHPEPVGGPHIEQYFMPFGKGWFAGRNLAISQVTTKYVLWVDDDFIFTPRTRVEKLVDVLEKTSLDLVGGGVREITGVTTTYRQKISVQMGGEEGDCLQTRQGYHHLLEGFPGCVVTDGVVNFFLARTAKVLEVGFDPRLSRVAHLEFFIDGLGVLHVGSCADVVVDHASKLKLPWQKSESEKQYAKFRYPTSGDSSVSVKHSLFYFKNRFKCMTSN